One segment of Carya illinoinensis cultivar Pawnee chromosome 1, C.illinoinensisPawnee_v1, whole genome shotgun sequence DNA contains the following:
- the LOC122278218 gene encoding VAN3-binding protein-like isoform X1, whose amino-acid sequence MDNAIPEPWRPEPVRSSMFRPPETPREPMEFLSRSWSVSALEVSKALAPPQTVALSKTSSGVLGGVNGGPILEDLAGELEESATVSGNPFSFASSETSQMVMERIMSQSQEVSPRTSGRLSHSSGPLNGTQSCGSLTDSPPVSPSEIDDAKFCRSTNTHNAQFRTGSTPGGVGGAAGGGGKTVGRWLKDRKEKKKEETRAQNAQLHAAVSVAGVAAAVAAIAAATAASSGAGKDEQMAKTDMAVASAATLVAAQCVEAAEAMGAEREHLASVLSSAVNVRSAGDIMTLTAAAATALRGAATLKARALKEVWNIAAVIPVEKGMGVGGNVNNGSNGNSNSSFSGELVPEENFLGICSRELLARGCELLKRTRTGDLHWKIVSVYINRMNQVMLKMKSRHVAGTITKKKKNMVLEVIKDMPAWPGRHLLEGGEHRRYFGLKTVLRGVVEFECRNQKEYDIWTQGVSRLLTIAAERNNRHRV is encoded by the exons ATGGACAACGCCATACCGGAGCCATGGCGACCCGAACCCGTCCGTTCCTCCATGTTCCGGCCACCGGAGACCCCGCGGGAGCCCATGGAGTTTCTCTCGCGATCCTGGAGCGTCTCGGCTCTGGAGGTCTCGAAGGCTCTGGCCCCACCACAGACGGTGGCATTGTCGAAGACCTCCAGTGGTGTTCTTGGTGGTGTTAACGGCGGGCCAATACTCGAGGACTTGGCCGGAGAGTTGGAGGAGAGTGCTACGGTCTCTGGGAACCCCTTTTCGTTTGCTTCGTCCGAGACGTCACAGATGGTGATGGAGAGGATCATGTCACAGTCG CAGGAGGTATCCCCACGCACCTCAGGCAGGCTCTCCCACAGCAGTGGCCCTCTCAACGGCACCCAGAGCTGCGGCTCCTTAACCGACAGCCCACCTGTTTCCCCCTCAGAAATAGACGATGCCAAG TTTTGCCGCTCGACCAACACCCACAACGCCCAATTCCGAACTGGCTCCACACCCGGTGGAGTAGGGGGTGCCGCCGGTGGTGGTGGAAAGACTGTAGGGAGGTGGCTGAAGGacaggaaggagaagaagaaggaggagaCGAGGGCCCAGAATGCGCAGCTCCATGCCGCTGTCTCGGTGGCTGGAGTGGCTGCTGCCGTGGCAGCTATTGCTGCTGCCACAGCTGCCTCCTCTGGTGCTGGCAAGGATGAGCAGATGGCAAAGACCGACATGGCAGTGGCATCTGCGGCAACTTTGGTAGCCGCCCAATGCGTCGAGGCGGCTGAGGCCATGGGTGCTGAGCGCGAGCACCTCGCGTCTGTGTTGAGCTCCGCCGTGAATGTCAGGTCGGCTGGAGACATAATGACGTtaactgctgctgctgctaccg CTTTACGTGGGGCCGCCACATTGAAGGCAAGGGCATTGAAGGAAGTGTGGAATATAGCGGCTGTAATCCCGGTGGAGAAGGGTATGGGAGTGGGAGGAAACGTTAACAACGGTAGTAACGGTAATTCCAACAGCAGCTTCAGTGGTGAGCTCGTTCCTGAAGAGAATTTTCTGGGCATCTGCAGTAGAGAATTACTTGCTAGAGGCTGTGAACTCCTGAAACGCACCCGCACAG GTGATCTTCATTGGAAAATAGTATCCGTTTACATTAACAGAATGAACCAG GTTATGTTGAAGATGAAGAGCAGGCACGTTGCTGGGACCAtcacaaagaagaaaaaga ATATGGTATTGGAGGTGATTAAAGATATGCCAGCATGGCCCGGCCGCCACTTGCTGGAAGGTGGCGAGCATCGCCGATACTTTGGATTGAAAACTGTATTGCGGGGAGTCGTAGAATTTGAGTGCAGGAACCAGAAGGAGTATGATATCTGGACTCAAGGTGTTTCAAGGCTCCTCACCATTGCTGCTGAAAGAAATAACAGGCATAGGGTGTGA
- the LOC122278218 gene encoding VAN3-binding protein-like isoform X2, whose protein sequence is MDNAIPEPWRPEPVRSSMFRPPETPREPMEFLSRSWSVSALEVSKALAPPQTVALSKTSSGVLGGVNGGPILEDLAGELEESATVSGNPFSFASSETSQMVMERIMSQSEVSPRTSGRLSHSSGPLNGTQSCGSLTDSPPVSPSEIDDAKFCRSTNTHNAQFRTGSTPGGVGGAAGGGGKTVGRWLKDRKEKKKEETRAQNAQLHAAVSVAGVAAAVAAIAAATAASSGAGKDEQMAKTDMAVASAATLVAAQCVEAAEAMGAEREHLASVLSSAVNVRSAGDIMTLTAAAATALRGAATLKARALKEVWNIAAVIPVEKGMGVGGNVNNGSNGNSNSSFSGELVPEENFLGICSRELLARGCELLKRTRTGDLHWKIVSVYINRMNQVMLKMKSRHVAGTITKKKKNMVLEVIKDMPAWPGRHLLEGGEHRRYFGLKTVLRGVVEFECRNQKEYDIWTQGVSRLLTIAAERNNRHRV, encoded by the exons ATGGACAACGCCATACCGGAGCCATGGCGACCCGAACCCGTCCGTTCCTCCATGTTCCGGCCACCGGAGACCCCGCGGGAGCCCATGGAGTTTCTCTCGCGATCCTGGAGCGTCTCGGCTCTGGAGGTCTCGAAGGCTCTGGCCCCACCACAGACGGTGGCATTGTCGAAGACCTCCAGTGGTGTTCTTGGTGGTGTTAACGGCGGGCCAATACTCGAGGACTTGGCCGGAGAGTTGGAGGAGAGTGCTACGGTCTCTGGGAACCCCTTTTCGTTTGCTTCGTCCGAGACGTCACAGATGGTGATGGAGAGGATCATGTCACAGTCG GAGGTATCCCCACGCACCTCAGGCAGGCTCTCCCACAGCAGTGGCCCTCTCAACGGCACCCAGAGCTGCGGCTCCTTAACCGACAGCCCACCTGTTTCCCCCTCAGAAATAGACGATGCCAAG TTTTGCCGCTCGACCAACACCCACAACGCCCAATTCCGAACTGGCTCCACACCCGGTGGAGTAGGGGGTGCCGCCGGTGGTGGTGGAAAGACTGTAGGGAGGTGGCTGAAGGacaggaaggagaagaagaaggaggagaCGAGGGCCCAGAATGCGCAGCTCCATGCCGCTGTCTCGGTGGCTGGAGTGGCTGCTGCCGTGGCAGCTATTGCTGCTGCCACAGCTGCCTCCTCTGGTGCTGGCAAGGATGAGCAGATGGCAAAGACCGACATGGCAGTGGCATCTGCGGCAACTTTGGTAGCCGCCCAATGCGTCGAGGCGGCTGAGGCCATGGGTGCTGAGCGCGAGCACCTCGCGTCTGTGTTGAGCTCCGCCGTGAATGTCAGGTCGGCTGGAGACATAATGACGTtaactgctgctgctgctaccg CTTTACGTGGGGCCGCCACATTGAAGGCAAGGGCATTGAAGGAAGTGTGGAATATAGCGGCTGTAATCCCGGTGGAGAAGGGTATGGGAGTGGGAGGAAACGTTAACAACGGTAGTAACGGTAATTCCAACAGCAGCTTCAGTGGTGAGCTCGTTCCTGAAGAGAATTTTCTGGGCATCTGCAGTAGAGAATTACTTGCTAGAGGCTGTGAACTCCTGAAACGCACCCGCACAG GTGATCTTCATTGGAAAATAGTATCCGTTTACATTAACAGAATGAACCAG GTTATGTTGAAGATGAAGAGCAGGCACGTTGCTGGGACCAtcacaaagaagaaaaaga ATATGGTATTGGAGGTGATTAAAGATATGCCAGCATGGCCCGGCCGCCACTTGCTGGAAGGTGGCGAGCATCGCCGATACTTTGGATTGAAAACTGTATTGCGGGGAGTCGTAGAATTTGAGTGCAGGAACCAGAAGGAGTATGATATCTGGACTCAAGGTGTTTCAAGGCTCCTCACCATTGCTGCTGAAAGAAATAACAGGCATAGGGTGTGA
- the LOC122278211 gene encoding chlorophyllase-2-like has product MATSTSADAAVSATSTATDTTTTANVFDFGKYHTEQPKNVEPYCCLKKSTLPNPPPKPLLVAMPSEAGEYPLLVLLHGYLLRNSFYSQLIRHIASHGFIVVAPQLYCLTGLDASVDIKSAAETIKWLSGGGLLDVLPANVQPDLKKIGLAGHSRGGKAAFALALGKVETSALKLSALIGIDPVDGKKEGMQINPPVLTYSPHSFELGHMPVMVIGTGLGEVQSGILCACAPKGVNHEQFYKECQAPAFHFVAKDYGHLDMLDDETRGLLGTFTYCSCKNGKSREPMRRFVGGIVVAFMKAHLLGDDSDLMAVINGTETTPVDLTIEFDI; this is encoded by the exons ATGGCTACTTCTACTTCTGCTGATGCTGCTGTTTCTGCTACTAGTACAGCTACTGATACTACCACCACAGCAAATGTTTTTGATTTTGGAAAGTACCATACGGAGCAACCTAAGAATGTGGAACCTTATTGTTGCCTCAAGAAGTCTACACTTCCTAATCCACCCCCAAAGCCGCTTTTGGTTGCCATGCCAAGTGAAGCTGGAGAATACCCACTGCTAGTCCTCCTTCATGGTTACCTTCTCCGCAACTCATTTTATTCTCAGCTCATCCGACACATCGCCTCCCATGGATTCATTGTTGTTGCCCCTCAG CTATACTGCCTGACTGGATTAGATGCATCTGTTGACATAAAGTCCGCAGCAGAAACAATAAAATGGTTATCCGGGGGCGGACTCCTAGACGTGCTTCCAGCAAATGTTCAACCAGATTTAAAAAAGATAGGACTTGCTGGCCATAGCCGTGGAGGCAAGGCAGCTTTTGCACTTGCGCTTGGAAAAGTAGAAACTTCTGCTCTGAAGCTCTCTGCCTTAATAGGCATTGACCCGGTTGATGGGAAAAAAGAAGGGATGCAAATCAATCCACCAGTACTGACCTATAGTCCTCATTCATTTGAGCTTGGTCATATGCCTGTAATGGTTATTGGCACGGGCTTGGGTGAAGTACAAAGCGGTATATTATGTGCATGTGCTCCCAAGGGTGTTAACCATGAGCAGTTCTACAAGGAATGCCAAGCGCCGGCTTTTCATTTTGTGGCCAAGGACTACGGCCATCTTGACATGCTAGATGATGAGACCAGGGGGCTTCTAGGGACTTTTACATATTGCAGCTGTAAAAATGGGAAGTCTAGGGAGCCCATGAGGAGGTTTGTTGGAGGAATTGTGGTTGCATTCATGAAAGCTCATCTGCTTGGTGATGATAGTGACTTAATGGCTGTAATAAACGGGACCGAGACTACACCAGTGGATCTCACGATTGAATTTGATATCTAG